A window of Rosa rugosa chromosome 7, drRosRugo1.1, whole genome shotgun sequence genomic DNA:
TTGCAATAGAAGCCACATGCCATGCACCAAATGTGGTATGTTATATTAGAATTCTTGCTAGGCCCTTAATCTATACATCTCTAGCATTTTGTCCCCTTAGTTTCTTATCCTTTAACTTTTTCTTTGTGGACGGAGTAGTTTGATTGCTACAAAGAAATATATCGAGTGTTGAAGCCAGGACAGTGTTTTGCTGCTTACGAGTGGTGCATTACTGACTCCTTTGATCGAACAAACCATGAACACCAGAGAATTAAGGTTATATTAAAAATATTCTTTTCAAAAGAAACAATATAATTGATGCTCTTCTTACAAAAAGTTTTCATCCACTGGTTTAGGGAGAAGTTGAGCTTGGCAATGGACTTCCTGAAATCAGATCAAAAGAACAATGTATTCACGCTCTAAATGTTGCAGGTTTTGAGGTGAACAGAATGGTCAATTAATACTGGATTATTCAGAACTTTTTTGTCACCACGAAAATCATACTCAAGCTCTAAAATTTTTGCTGTACGTGCTTTATAATCTACAAAATGTACTTTGCATTCAATGTATAAAGCAAGCTCCTCCTCTTGCTCTTTTTGAAAGGTTATATGGGAAAATGACGTTTCTGTGGATTCACCGCTTCCTTGGTATATGCCACTAGATAAAAGTCATATTTCATTGAGTAGCTTCCGGCTAACAGCTTTGGGGCGTTTCATTACTAGAACAATGGTAAGACTTCTATCACTGTTTTACACGCCCTATAGTTTTACTCTTATGGAACTATTTTGTTAGCCATAAGATCCCTTTGTTTGATTAACATGTTTGCAGTGCTCAGTACCATTGTGTACCTTAAACTAAGGGTTGTGTCAATTACCTCCCCAATGAACTATATCAAAATATATGGCCAACCAGCATCAATTTTggtcttgtttttgtttgcttGTTTTGGTGGAATTCTACGTTTGGATAGATAGTTGACAATAGGCTCGATGAAAATTTGATACTACACACTTTTATAATTGTACTTTATGAGCTTGCTCATGAATATTATTGTGTTCCCCCAGGTCAAAGCCTTAGAGTTTTTACGCCTTGCCCCTGAGGGTAGCCAAAGAGTTCAGTCTTTCCTAGAGACAACAGCAGAAGCTCTTGTTGAAGGTGGAAGGTGAGTTCGCTTTCTCCTTCATTGATTTTCATAATTGTTGTTCCCCTACTTTATTATAACGTGAACTTCATAGGCACTGTATGAGTCTATTTATATTATGTTTCTAAAGTACGCTCTATCACATCCTAAAGTTTCACTTATGTGTTCCTTCTGTCTTTCGTATAGCAAAGGGATCTTCACACCAATGTACTTCTTCTTGGTTCGGAAGCCTGATGCATAAGCTCCAAACTTGTAAGTTTTGAGGCTTATAACATTGTAATGGCTACTATTGCCTAACCAGATGCATATAAACATATCTAAAATCAGTAATAACAAAGTTAATAATAATTGTATTGCCCTTCTAATGATTTAATGAATAACATTCATACTTATGTGAATGGCTAATAATTCACTAACTTCTCCAAATTTTTCTTCGATGGATCCTATATATCACTTGTTCATGTGGATGCATAAATCAACGTCATATTGAATGAAGGTTAAGATTTTTATTACACTCATCATTCCATTCTTAGTGCAGCTTGGCAGCCGCTCAATCATTGAAACAATTCACTGTGAAATGTAATAAACCATTCCACAAGTGCAGACTTTCAACATGTGTTTGATGCTAATTGAAATCCCCATGCATGCTGCATGCAGTTGGTGTTTGATGGTAACCTTATAAAAGGTGATAAGTAAACAAAGACATAATTTTTCATATATTTTGCATAAATTGGAAAGCTGCTACTTATAGGGTCATATTCATCATCTTATTCCCAGTCCCCAGACCAAACAAATATTATCCCTAATCTTAGTGAGCACCTTCCACATAAGAGAAACATTTTTGATCATCGATAACGACCAACGACCATCTGCAATGGACATGAAATATATACTTTAATTAGATGACTATGAATGAACATGATGAGTATATAGCTTCATAAGTATGTACAAAACCTTTAGGACACAGCTACGGAAACGCAAATG
This region includes:
- the LOC133722297 gene encoding cycloartenol-C-24-methyltransferase-like; this encodes MSKSGALDLASGVGGKIERNQVLSAVHKYEKYHFGDDEDRKGNYTDMVNKYYDLVTSFYEYGWGESFHFAPRWKQESLKESIKRHEHFLALQLGLKQGHKVLDVGCGIGGPMREITRFSGASVTGINNNEYQITRAKELNHLAGVDETCNFVKADFMNMPFPDSTFDAIFAIEATCHAPNVFDCYKEIYRVLKPGQCFAAYEWCITDSFDRTNHEHQRIKGEVELGNGLPEIRSKEQCIHALNVAGFEVIWENDVSVDSPLPWYMPLDKSHISLSSFRLTALGRFITRTMVKALEFLRLAPEGSQRVQSFLETTAEALVEGGSKGIFTPMYFFLVRKPDA